In a genomic window of Agarivorans albus:
- a CDS encoding DUF6279 family lipoprotein yields MQTKPFRWILILILSGLLSACGMRFVYNNLNWLAYWYIDDYIEMNSEQKAAFKPMLKSWLVWHRNEQLPVYLAQLQLFHAQINSGISQQQLLEQVDAWQEHYRVLAGHVYLDVAQLAQTASSQQLSDFMAKLAEQREDSDRQQSHYDYRIEHISNSVERWLGDVSPKQQLVIEQLAKQLIDTRADWHNVQSRWQQYLAYSLSGQNQSENFEQEFYVLMVNSESLWPPGLAERFYHNRQLWAQGMSEILALANKQQKRHILAKIDAYIEDLQSLIEDNPQPAKPVVVAKLVTQLTLTQPLLVAHCCLQTSLDDQQAK; encoded by the coding sequence ATGCAAACGAAGCCTTTTAGATGGATACTGATATTGATACTCAGCGGCTTACTGAGCGCTTGTGGTATGCGCTTTGTGTATAACAACCTTAACTGGCTGGCTTACTGGTACATCGATGATTACATTGAAATGAACAGCGAGCAAAAAGCAGCTTTTAAGCCCATGTTAAAAAGCTGGCTGGTATGGCACAGGAATGAACAGTTGCCGGTATACTTGGCTCAGCTTCAGCTGTTTCACGCTCAAATCAATAGTGGTATTAGCCAACAACAATTATTAGAGCAAGTTGACGCTTGGCAAGAGCATTATCGAGTATTGGCTGGTCATGTGTATCTTGATGTAGCGCAGCTCGCACAAACTGCTTCTTCGCAGCAACTATCAGACTTTATGGCTAAGCTAGCCGAGCAACGCGAAGATAGCGACCGCCAACAAAGCCATTATGATTACCGTATTGAACACATTTCTAACAGTGTTGAGCGCTGGCTTGGCGATGTATCTCCCAAACAACAGCTGGTAATAGAACAGCTGGCTAAGCAGCTAATTGATACTCGCGCCGATTGGCACAACGTGCAAAGTCGCTGGCAGCAATATCTGGCTTATTCTTTAAGTGGACAAAATCAGTCGGAAAATTTTGAGCAAGAATTTTATGTATTGATGGTGAATTCAGAATCACTCTGGCCGCCGGGTTTAGCTGAACGTTTCTATCATAATCGGCAATTGTGGGCACAAGGCATGAGCGAAATATTAGCCTTAGCCAATAAACAACAAAAGCGTCATATCTTAGCCAAGATAGACGCTTATATTGAAGATCTTCAATCACTTATAGAAGACAATCCACAACCTGCAAAGCCAGTTGTGGTAGCAAAGCTAGTTACGCAATTAACGCTTACGCAGCCACTTTTAGTGGCGCACTGTTGTCTTCAAACTTCATTGGACGACCAACAGGCAAAATAG
- a CDS encoding SCO family protein, with the protein MKYLAWIALIIVSGLAGVMSFQWFSADSSPKQAAVSNKVIATVPTNLFKITSSDGRFTELDNDKQLYIAYFGFTHCPDVCPTSLAVLSAALQGISEPQRQQLQSLFVSVDPKRDDPETVSTYAGYFHPDIIGLSPQEGQLLGLTQSLGVYYKYVDIPDSQLEYSVDHNSFFYFLNAQGELLAKVPHTLDPEPLVTKIQQLLPQ; encoded by the coding sequence ATGAAATACCTAGCATGGATTGCTCTAATTATTGTTAGTGGATTAGCCGGAGTTATGAGTTTTCAATGGTTTTCTGCAGACTCTAGCCCTAAACAAGCGGCGGTAAGCAATAAAGTGATTGCTACAGTGCCCACAAACTTGTTCAAAATTACCAGTAGTGACGGGCGCTTTACTGAACTGGATAACGATAAACAGCTCTATATTGCTTACTTTGGTTTTACCCACTGCCCAGACGTTTGCCCAACGTCTTTAGCGGTACTTAGCGCTGCGCTGCAGGGAATATCAGAGCCACAACGCCAGCAACTGCAAAGCTTGTTTGTGAGTGTTGACCCAAAACGTGATGACCCAGAAACGGTTTCCACTTACGCAGGTTATTTTCACCCAGATATCATTGGCTTAAGCCCACAAGAAGGCCAGCTATTAGGCTTAACCCAAAGCTTGGGAGTGTATTATAAGTATGTAGATATTCCCGACTCACAACTTGAATACAGCGTTGACCACAACTCATTTTTTTATTTCTTAAATGCTCAAGGCGAGTTACTGGCAAAAGTGCCACACACCCTAGACCCAGAGCCTTTAGTCACCAAAATTCAACAATTACTTCCTCAATAA
- a CDS encoding copper chaperone PCu(A)C: protein MRSILLALSLLFSVHLAANDAAITVNEAYARATPPNAPTSAIFMQMNNNSEQTVSLVSASTPAAGRVELHTMLMDGDVMQMRQVEKIEVPAGKQVELKPGGLHLMLFDLASKFAEGEEVELTLVFSDGSQQQLTVPVKKVMHKMKHHH from the coding sequence ATGCGCTCAATCTTGCTCGCTCTCAGTCTTTTATTTAGCGTTCACCTAGCAGCCAATGATGCCGCTATTACCGTTAACGAGGCTTATGCGAGAGCCACTCCACCTAATGCGCCCACCAGCGCTATCTTCATGCAAATGAACAACAATAGTGAGCAAACGGTTAGCCTAGTATCGGCCAGCACGCCTGCAGCAGGTCGTGTGGAATTACACACCATGTTGATGGACGGTGATGTTATGCAAATGCGTCAAGTGGAAAAGATCGAGGTTCCTGCAGGTAAACAGGTAGAGCTAAAGCCGGGCGGTTTGCACTTAATGCTATTTGATTTAGCGAGCAAATTTGCCGAAGGTGAAGAAGTGGAATTAACGCTGGTGTTTTCCGATGGCAGTCAGCAACAGCTCACAGTGCCAGTTAAAAAGGTGATGCACAAAATGAAGCACCATCACTAA
- a CDS encoding HD-GYP domain-containing protein yields the protein MTSPKADIRTINIDALKEGMFVVSITSQTGKTSIAQSGRITQSKQVTVLKNKGVKVVNVDWSRSVFAEQDSEQKSTEISSSSSKPKKRSGESEKQAAKKLFNEAKSLQTKYFKQLQQGEPIDIEPMEKAAEGLIDSLENQSNAMLCLAKIRAKDKYLMEHSLNVGMLLAYFGRSLGMNRTKQKQLLMGGMLHDIGKINTPDEILHKPGRLTDDEFVIMREHVVHSHNILKEQEGISKIMLEIASNHHERLDGLGYPNQLKGDELSAYTRMANIVDCYDALTADRVYKSGMPPTAAFRILLSGVGTQFDKALVEKFIRCMGVYPVGTLVKLKSGKLGVVVERNELKPLQPVIKQVFNTLTNTHTEVKLVDLSKYAHEEIESAVSARDYGISLDRYLSE from the coding sequence ATGACAAGCCCTAAAGCCGATATAAGAACCATCAACATTGATGCCCTAAAAGAAGGTATGTTTGTTGTATCCATCACCAGCCAAACCGGCAAAACCAGCATTGCTCAATCTGGGCGTATTACTCAGTCTAAGCAAGTTACAGTTCTAAAGAATAAAGGGGTAAAAGTTGTAAATGTAGATTGGTCCAGAAGCGTGTTTGCAGAACAGGACTCGGAACAAAAATCTACCGAAATAAGCAGCTCAAGTAGCAAGCCGAAGAAGCGTAGCGGTGAAAGCGAGAAGCAAGCTGCTAAAAAGTTGTTTAACGAAGCTAAAAGCTTACAAACCAAATACTTTAAGCAGTTACAACAAGGCGAACCCATTGATATTGAACCAATGGAAAAAGCCGCTGAAGGTTTAATTGACTCCCTAGAAAACCAAAGCAACGCCATGTTGTGTTTAGCCAAAATTCGCGCCAAAGATAAGTATTTGATGGAGCACTCTCTTAACGTGGGAATGCTACTGGCATATTTTGGCCGTTCTCTTGGCATGAACCGGACTAAGCAAAAGCAATTGCTAATGGGCGGAATGTTACATGATATCGGTAAGATCAATACTCCCGATGAGATCTTGCACAAACCTGGCCGGTTAACTGACGACGAGTTTGTGATTATGCGAGAGCATGTGGTGCACAGCCACAATATTCTTAAAGAGCAAGAAGGCATTAGCAAGATCATGCTTGAAATTGCTAGTAATCACCACGAACGTTTGGATGGCCTGGGCTATCCCAACCAGTTAAAAGGCGATGAGCTATCAGCTTATACTCGCATGGCCAACATTGTAGATTGTTACGATGCGCTAACCGCCGACCGAGTTTACAAAAGTGGTATGCCGCCTACAGCAGCATTCCGAATATTGTTATCAGGAGTTGGCACTCAGTTTGATAAAGCCTTGGTTGAAAAGTTTATCCGTTGCATGGGCGTCTACCCCGTTGGCACCTTGGTCAAACTAAAATCGGGTAAGTTGGGCGTAGTGGTTGAGCGTAATGAACTTAAACCTCTACAGCCTGTGATTAAGCAAGTATTTAATACCCTAACCAACACCCATACTGAGGTTAAGTTAGTAGACCTAAGTAAGTATGCGCATGAAGAAATAGAAAGTGCGGTATCTGCGCGTGACTACGGAATATCCTTAGACAGATACTTGTCTGAATAG
- a CDS encoding GAF domain-containing protein → MDVQQWLKDAAQAFDMQLGIISNIQDNRYVVLAAYSSLDLVRAGDEFPVDMTYCADVISQEKVLAYHQVGAMTEMCLHPCYQAMHLESYIGIPLVKHGEIIGTLNFSSLEPKKQGFSDKDMEKIQVLANEYLELADLAVD, encoded by the coding sequence ATGGACGTGCAACAGTGGTTGAAGGATGCAGCTCAAGCCTTTGATATGCAACTAGGGATTATCAGCAATATCCAAGATAATCGTTACGTAGTGCTGGCGGCCTATTCTAGCCTTGATTTAGTGCGTGCTGGCGATGAGTTTCCGGTAGATATGACCTATTGCGCTGATGTGATAAGCCAGGAGAAGGTATTAGCTTATCACCAAGTGGGCGCCATGACCGAAATGTGCTTACACCCTTGTTATCAGGCTATGCATTTAGAAAGCTATATTGGCATTCCTTTAGTCAAGCATGGCGAAATTATAGGAACACTTAATTTCTCCTCTTTAGAACCAAAGAAACAAGGGTTCTCAGATAAAGATATGGAAAAAATTCAAGTGCTAGCCAATGAATACTTAGAACTGGCAGATTTAGCAGTTGATTAA